In Hydractinia symbiolongicarpus strain clone_291-10 chromosome 13, HSymV2.1, whole genome shotgun sequence, a single genomic region encodes these proteins:
- the LOC130623268 gene encoding uncharacterized protein LOC130623268 has translation MTSVTTPCRIVFDGSFPTASGFSLNDILAKGSNNLNKLQEILVRWSTHKIGIHTDIRKMYNTIRLHEKHWCYQRYVWQENLDVNRIPCEKIIKTLIYGIRSSGNQAEQGLREIANTFKEKFPEVHRIVHEDVYVDDCITGEDEVNTAHSRADQLEYVIQPCGFVLKGVTFSGDKPLPNLTDDGESIMVGGMKWFPETDELSLNISQLNFAKKLRGKTPEGATNIIPKKLTRRHCISKVAEIYDLTGKIAPLVASLKLDLRELCLRQFHWDDVLPDDLRQIWLSNFEMMKEIGNIRFKRTIIPQDAVSMDIELLDFGDASQHLVCVCTYARILRKNGNYSCQLVLSRTRTVPKDLSLPRAELYAALLNTHTGEIVKRSFKNLVKSTKKFTDSQITLHWISNDEKPLKQWVRNRVLEIHRFTSKDQWSYVQSKNMVADIGTRRGATIENVNQSSTWINGLNWMHLPADKFPAQSTAELRLSEHQMSEVEKKRIIWVHHMTASNISATLLEEMRRRYRYSQYLLDPLRHKFTMVINIMAYVIRFCKILINHIKVNKKAKPHSIVLRDEKIKAAERYFFEKGTKEVYHFLSKSKYEKISTEKDNILLYTGRILPDKEVKIAGTFTEVMKDLSSVTFCVPLLEKFSPIAYSISLDVHWINTTVKHSGVETTHRYVLKKVHIIEGRILIKHIKRSCLRCRYLAKRTVKMAMGPISSCNMTIAPAFYFTQLDLSGPYQSYTPQHKRTTTKIWLIVFCCCATSAVKIKVMDNYSTTSFIQAFTRFSCDHGYPKRVLCDESSQLVKGCKEMHLDWINLKSKLMKKARVEFDVCPVQGHNMHGKVERKIREINLSIEKNLQNHRLSILQWETLASSIANQINNLPFAVGDITGGFECIDLITPNRLLLGRNNEQCPDGIIFCDNPTKIIKENEKYSTHGLKYGF, from the coding sequence ATGACATCAGTAACCACACCATGTCGTATAGTTTTTGATGGATCATTCCCTACAGCCTCTGGTTTCAGCCTCAATGACATACTTGCAAAAGGTAGTAACAATCTGAACAAACTTCAAGAGATTCTCGTTCGCTGGTCAACCCACAAGATCGGTATTCACACAGACATTCGTAAAATGTACAATACGATACGACTTCACGAGAAACATTGGTGCTACCAAAGGTATGTTTGGCAGGAAAATCTCGATGTAAACAGAATACCAtgtgaaaaaattatcaaaacgcTCATTTATGGGATAAGATCAAGCGGTAACCAAGCTGAGCAGGGACTCAGAGAAATCGCAAATACGTTCAAGGAAAAATTCCCAGAAGTACACAGAATTGTTCATGAAGACGTCTACGTCGATGACTGTATTACTGGGGAAGATGAGGTCAATACAGCACATTCGCGAGCAGATCAATTGGAATACGTTATTCAACCTTGTGGTTTTGTCTTGAAAGGAGTTACCTTTTCTGGAGATAAACCACTTCCCAATCTTACAGATGATGGTGAATCAATCATGGTTGGAGGAATGAAATGGTTTCCGGAAACTGATGAGCTATCATTGAATATATCTCAACTCAATTTTGCAAAGAAGTTAAGGGGAAAGACGCCAGAAGGTGCCACTAATATCATCCCTAAAAAGTTAACCAGAAGACACTGTATATCGAAGGTTGCAGAAATCTATGACCTAACTGGAAAAATCGCTCCACTCGTAGCCTCACTGAAGTTAGACTTACGTGAATTATGTCTTCGGCAATTTCATTGGGATGATGTTCTACCTGATGACCTTCGTCAGATTTGGTTgtcaaattttgaaatgatGAAGGAAATTGGAAACATTCGATTCAAACGCACAATTATTCCTCAAGATGCTGTAAGTATGGATATAGAATTACTCGACTTTGGAGATGCCAGTCAACATCTTGTTTGTGTATGCACTTATGCCCGTATTTTACGAAAGAATGGCAATTATTCATGTCAGTTAGTGTTATCAAGGACAAGAACTGTACCCAAGGATTTATCACTTCCCAGGGCAGAACTTTATGCTGCACTTCTGAACACTCATACCGGAGAGATTGTCAAACGCTCATTCAAGAATCTTGTCAAATCTACTAAGAAGTTTACTGACAGTCAGATCACTCTTCATTGGATCAGTAACGATGAGAAGCCGTTAAAACAGTGGGTGAGGAACCGTGTTTTGGAGATACATCGTTTTACATCGAAAGATCAATGGAGCTACGTACAATCCAAGAATATGGTAGCTGATATAGGTACAAGACGTGGTGCCACCATTGAAAATGTAAATCAGTCATCAACATGGATAAATGGTCTCAATTGGATGCATCTACCAGCAGATAAGTTTCCTGCGCAATCTACGGCCGAATTGAGGTTGTCGGAGCATCAAATGTCGGAGGTGGAGAAGAAAAGGATCATTTGGGTTCATCACATGACTGCCTCTAACATTTCAGCGACCCTGCTGGAAGAGATGAGAAGGCGTTATCGGTATTCACAATACCTACTAGATCCCCTCAGGCACAAATTCACCATGGTCATCAATATCATGGCATACGTGATCAGATTCTGCAAGATCCTCATTAATCATATCAAAGTCAACAAAAAAGCCAAGCCTCATTCAATTGTGCTTCGTGATGAAAAAATCAAAGCCGCCGAAAGATATTTCTTTGAAAAGGGGACAAAAGAAGTCTACCATTTCTTAAGCAAATCAAAGTATGAAAAAATCTCGACAGAAAAGGATAACATCCTGCTATATACAGGGCGAATTCTACCAGATAAAGAAGTGAAAATTGCTGGTACATTTACAGAGGTGATGAAAGATTTGTCTTCAGTTACGTTTTGCGTTCCCTTACTTGAAAAATTTTCACCAATAGCGTACAGTATATCGTTAGACGTGCACTGGATTAACACAACAGTAAAACATTCTGGTGTTGAGACAACACATCGATATGTCCTCAAGAAGGTACATATCATTGAAGGAAGAATCCTCATCAAACATATCAAACGATCATGCCTTCGCTGCAGATATCTTGCCAAACGAACGGTTAAAATGGCAATGGGACCGATATCTTCGTGTAACATGACCATTGCTCCAGCCTTTTATTTTACCCAATTAGATTTATCTGGTCCATATCAGTCTTATACGCCACAACATAAGCGTACAACCACAAAGATATGGTTAATTGTCTTTTGTTGTTGTGCCACATCCGCTGTGAAAATCAAAGTTATGGATAATTATTCAACGACATCCTTCATTCAAGCATTCACAAGATTTTCCTGTGACCACGGGTACCCAAAACGTGTTCTTTGTGATGAAAGCAGCCAACTTGTAAAAGGCTGCAAAGAGATGCATCTGGATTGGATCAACCTCAAatcaaaattaatgaaaaaagcTCGGGTTGAATTTGATGTGTGTCCGGTACAAGGGCACAATATGCACGGAAAGGTGGAACGGAAAATTAGAGAGATAAATTTATCAATTGAGAAGAATCTACAAAATCACAGATTGTCGATACTACAGTGGGAAACTTTAGCTTCAAGTATTGCTAATCAGATCAATAATTTACCCTTTGCTGTAGGAGATATCACAGGAGGCTTTGAATGCATAGATCTCATTACACCTAACAGATTACTACTGGGACGTAACAACGAGCAATGTCCAGATGGAATAATTTTCTGTGATAACCCAACGAAGATCATCaaggaaaatgaaaaatattcaacGCATGGTTTGAAGTATGGCTTCTAG
- the LOC130623269 gene encoding uncharacterized protein LOC130623269 gives MNKALRQAIMKRSQLKNRVNKTKNTSDIISFNKQRNYVVKLNKLAKLDYFSKLNIRKNTKPFWQTCKLYFSNKHAQGNADIILIENDKIIMENKDIVVIFNSFFGNIVNSLDLYKWPIVLENQPSDEIGNITRKYANHPSIVAIKSNFSINHKFAFNPVTLNEVKEVIKNLPTNKATSGDIPVKILKESGQCFERLRDCKNEDIKNSRFPNCLKNANIIPIFKKGDKTVKSNYRPISILPLLSKVYEKTFIQTTIKLY, from the coding sequence ATGAACAAGGCGTTACGTCAGGCCATTATGAAACGGTCTCAATTGAAAAATCGtgtcaataaaacaaaaaacacgtcGGACATTATAAGCTTTAACAAACAACGTAACTATGTGGTAAAACTTAACAAACTCGCAAAATTAGACTACTTTAGTAAACTTAATATTCGTAAAAACACAAAGCCTTTCTGGCAAACATGTAAactatatttttctaataagcACGCACAGGGTAATGCTGATATTATATTAATTGAAAACGATAAAATTATAATGGAAAATAAGGacattgttgttatttttaattccttttttgGAAATATTGTGAACTCATTGGACCTTTACAAATGGCCCATAGTTCTAGAAAACCAACCTTCAGATGAGATAGGTAACATCACCAGAAAATATGCGAACCATCCCAGTATAGTAgctataaaaagtaatttttccataAATCATAAATTTGCATTTAATCCAGTAACACTAAACGAAGTCaaagaagttattaaaaatctACCTACAAACAAAGCTACAAGTGGTGATATTCCTGTAAAAATTCTGAAAGAGTCTGGTCAATGCTTTGAAAGACTGCGTGATTGTAAAAACGAGGATATAAAAAATAGTCGCTTTCCAAATTGCCTGAAAAATGCAAATATAATTCCCATATTCAAAAAGGGTGACAAGACAGTAAAATCGAATTATCGACCAATTAGTATTTTGCCTCTTCTGTCGAAGGTCtatgaaaaaacttttatacAAACAACTATCAAATTATATTGA